The Phaseolus vulgaris cultivar G19833 unplaced genomic scaffold, P. vulgaris v2.0 scaffold_15, whole genome shotgun sequence genomic interval GGAATTTACGAAATTGTGAAGgtaaaggaagaaaaatgtaggagtgcaggaagaaactgccaaaACTTAATAGTTGGGCTTTAGTCAGTAATTAAGGTCCAAAAGCGGGCCCGTCCAAAAAGGCCTGGATCAAAGCCCTTCCTTCCAGAAACCGTAAGTTTGAAACTGCAAACGTTTACGTTCCGACGATAATCGATTGGTTAGTTAAACGGAAGGAGAAGGGAAGAAAGATTCAGAAGATGAAGAAGGAAGACACAGTGAAGCTGATCAGTGCGGAGGGTTTCGAATTTGTGGTCGACAAAGAAGCTGCAATGGTTTCACAGACCATACATAACATGCTCACTTCTCCAGGTTCGCTATTATGTTATATTAAATTGCCCCTTTTCACTGCAATTAGGGTTCCAAATTTCATTACTATACACATAATAATGATATCTTTCACAGGGAGTTTCGCTGAGAGGCAGCACGGCGAAGTCACCTTTCCCGAGATCAGTACCACCATTCTGGAGAAGATTTGCCAGTACTTTTATTGGCATCTCCAATTTGCCAGGTTTTCCTTTCTCTGACTTCGCTACTGGAACATTGCCGTATACGATGTTTCTTTCGTTTTTAACTAGTCATTTGTTTGTGTAATTGAATATGAATTTTGGTGTATCAAAAGCCTTAGGTCTATTTTCAGTTATTAACAACTCATGATAGGTTGTATTGGGAGCAAGAGCAACCTATTATCTTAAAATGCAATAGTGATGTTAGTGAATTTCCCCCCACAACGGAATGGGTGATGGATCTGCCAAAATTGCACTTACTACCAATTCGCTTCAAAATAGATCCATGGTTGTTGACTTTatggataaatattttttagtactTGATTCTCGGTGAAAAAGGATTTCCCTGAGTACTTTACTGTAGGGTAATAACATCTCCTTGATGAAATCGTGTAAATTGTGACATGAAGATCTAGTGTTTAGCATGTTCAATAACCGCTTTGCTAGTTATTGTGTGCATAAGCAATACACActtcattcaattttttatttgtgcATATCATTGTGAGGTCATTTTTAGTGAGCACTAAAAGTTGGATCATTTAGAACAGGGGGGAAGATAACTATAGTATAGTTAGTTGAATTATTTGATTCTACCAAGTGATCCTGGATATTTCTTTGATGTAAAAGactaaatgttttttttatacttgGATGGAAGCTTTGTATGCTACGGAACACGAACTTTTGTGGAATTTAGTGCTCCAGTCAAACATATggttttatttgatttgttgtGTCATAGGATCTAGTCTGTGTCACACTGTTATGATCTTAAAGTGTATTCTAGACCTTAAAATGTGCACCATTCTTTTATTCTGTTACCTTCTTCCATCATGCATATCAATCTTTGCTCATTTCTGAGTTCCCATTTTCTGTGTAGTATAGCTGCATATTTCTTACACAAatccaataaatttttaaatggtATTTACTTTGGGAAACTTTGATCCGAAATCTCTCATTTTATCTTGTGCTAATGTCTATCTAATGACTTGAGGTGTTGCTCTTACTAGTGGGAAGGAAACGGAATTTCCCATTGAACCTGAATTGACTCTAGAGCTAATGATGGCTGCCAATTACCTCCATACATAAGCACTTTGACTTCCCCAACGGTGATAGTTCTTCGTCCTCATTGTAAGCCTTTATTATTCTCCTGGAGTCTAACAATTAATAGTAGTCTTTcttgtcattttgatttttgatgtCTTAATTGTGTCGTTTATGCAGATGGAACTATTACTTGGTTGGGCTTTTAAAGGGAAAATGAGCTTATTATAATTGCCATTTGGAACTGTCTTTGCTGGAACTAAGTACATAtgtaatttgtatattttgtgATTGTTAGACTCAGTTTGCATGACTCTGAGTGGCTCAAAGATGCCGTCGGTTGATGTTGCTGTGTAAATCAACtggttaaaaaaaatactaacatCAAAAGGCTCTTTTAATGTCCATTACCCTTACAACAATATAGGCATTGCTATCCAAACAAGGAAAGGAAATTCGCTCAACATCTGTTCTGACGTATGGTTGAACATGAAATGGATTTCATCTCTCACCTTATGTTCCTAAACTCCTATATCCTACTTCTTCCCATGATAGAAATATACGTGAGTTTAACAAAAAATCTACTTTCATTTTTCCTGTACaaatttcaaattgaaaatGACATTTTCTCAATCCAGAATGAGCTTTTCCTTCATTCTGCGTTTTCATTTCCCTCTCTACTTTGTTCCGTTAGCTAATATTTATCCAATGCCTCCTGCTGTGCATCATAAGTAAAGCATTATTTGCCACTTGGATTTCTCTAGTAAGACAACAAGAAAGTCAGCATTATGAGATAGTGATAGTCTCTTTGGCTGCGTACAAAATCTCATTGCAATtgatatttctttttttcaagtAGTAACTTGGGGCTTTTATCTTAAAAGTCAAAATTGCAACTGGTTGAGTTAATTTTGAAATAAGTGagattttattattgatattttgtaataaattaatcacttattataaaattagaaagtTTACCATATTTCAAAATCTAAGCGTTGGGACCTAGAGTAAATTGTCATTGGACCCAAGCTCTTTTATAATATTACTATGATTTGTTCGACTTTTCACAATTTcaaaatacatattaataagTACTAATATTATCTTTTTAACATGGTTTGAGTGAATTTCCTATTTTCCTCGTCGAATAATTTCTTGGGCGTACCTCTATTTCCTGAAACCTACGTAAAATTCACCAATTAACTAAAGTACACTTCgatcaaattcatcaatctgaatttggaaaaaatcatataatttgaagttttttaaACAGAAATGAGGAAAGTAGAGATGCACTTATGTAAATACATAATATGTTATTGTGGAGAATTGCTGATGAAAGATCTTATTTGAAACAGATTGCATAAAGTTGGAGTCAGATTTTAGATGCAATGACAGCGTGGTGTTTCAGAAGTTGTGGAAATGTGCTTAGATAGGGTACCGTGCAAGGATCAGCATTACGAAAGGTAGTAGACTTTCGTTGTTGTTGCTGCTTGTGACCTAAGGAAAAGATTGTCGCCTTAAGAATTAAGATATCATGTAAGCATGTGCAAGGACGGTGGTAGCTTAGTAGTTAATCATTAATTTGTTTGACTTCACAAAAACACTGATCAGTAGTAGCAACAAGCTTCtccttttgtttttttctcCAATATTCTGATTCTAATTACTTTAATAACCTGGTGGTTGGTATTCACAGAAATGGTTCTCATGCATTGCACTTGATATGCAAAGAAAAAGTCTCTCATAAGCAGCCGCCATCTTTGTGGCAGTGAACAACTGCAAACCTCTTTGCATGGCAACCTGACCTTTCTTCTCTAGACCATCTCTTCCACTAATCCATAACTCATATATGGCCTTCTTTAGATCACTCACTGTTGGTGAAAATGTGTAACCCATTTCGTTGCCTACTATTACGGACCCTGCAATGCTTGCAAGCCTTGTAGCCATCACTGGCTTCCCAGTTAGCATGGCTTCTAGCAAAGTGTGATCCAAACCTTGTGCTCTTAAAGTGGGGTTTGCAAAAATGTCAATAGCATTATAGAAACATGCCAATTCAGCTTGTTCTAAGGATCCCAAAACCAATACATTTGCCCCAAGATCTCTGTATCTTGCACCCCAAGGACCATCCCCAGCAACCACAACCATGCTACTCTCTTGGAAACTGCTATTTTCTGCAATTATCTGCTTCAAAGCTTCAAACATCAAAGGGTGCCCCTTGTCCTTCACTAACCTCCCAGCCAGTCCTATCACCAATGACTTCGAATCCGGAATCCCGTGCCTCTTCTTGAATTCAATCCCCTTTGAAACATCTGACCTGAAAACCTGTTGGTCCACACCATTCAGAATAATATGGACCCTTTCTTCTGGAATCATGTAGACCCTCTTTAGGATATCGCCTGCATGATCACTAGTGGCTACGTGATGAGCATAGTTTGGGAAGAACTTGACCTCTTCAACAACCTTCACAGCTCTTTCAGTCAAAGCCTTTGTCTTTGGCTCCTGGGGTGTTCTAAGGAGTTCTTGAATGATGTCAGAGTGAAAGGTCTCGTACGCAATCCCATGCCAAGTGACGGCCAAATTAGTAACATATCGAGATCTTGTGTACCTAAGTCCAACACTCTCAGTGTGAACAACATCAAACGGTTTACCAGACGAGTTTTGTGCTTGAAATTGCTCCCAAACGGAAGCTTGGTCGAGGTAACCAGCAGGAGTTGGTTTGGAGAAGTGAAAGTGTAAGTTGTGATCAATTGAAGAGTTGGACAAGGAGGAGTCTGTGGAAGTGGTGAATATGTGAAGATCATGGCCTCTTTTAGCAAGGGCAAGGTGGAGTGTGAGGGCGTGGCGTTCGAGCCCCCCTGCACGAGACTTGTGTGGCCATTTCCTGACAAAAAGTGCAATCTTAAGAAACTTTGAAGGTGGCTCTGAGGAGAACACAAGGTGGTTCCATGCAGAGGGATATGAAAGGAGGTTGATTCGTGGATTTTTCTCTGTTACTGTTACTTGGTATGGTGAATGACACTGACTGCAACAGTGACTCCAAGAGAGAGATAAGATGATGGAGCATATGGAAAGGATGATGACAACGTAACAGAAATATTGAAAACTGAATATAGAACTTCGATCCTTTGCCATGGACATTTGATCTGAGGAAAGCAACAACGTTGAGTATTAGATGAGAAAGAGACAAGATTAGCATGATTAGTTTTAAGCAGTAGCATAGGGGACAAGAAAGTAGAAACCAAGAAACCTATCACATGCTACCTAGGACTCTGCACAATAAGGTTGTACACTTCTAATAATTTAGCAACTCATGAATATAATTAGGCTTCCTTCAACAACAATCTTGCTTTATGAAAAAGTAGCTCCATCAAACCAATTTTCAGCTTCTTTATTATTACTGAcagataaatatatatatatatatgtatatatgaaaaaattagttttacatGCATACTGAAGTATATCAGTTGACAATCTTTCAAAAATTGAATGATCTCTTCATAGATCCACATATGGCACTTGAATctagaataaatataaaattttattagcaCTAATCTATAAGACTGATATAGTACAAaagaaaagcatttttaacACTGATTTTAAATGGTTAAAAGTAAGATGTTTTTAAACTATAGTATTAGTATGTTTCAATTTtgatttctattaaaaaattatttgtttttgttcttctaaaattaaaaattattacttttaatttctaatattatatgataataattaattttctatgtattaaataaaatattaccaTCCCAAATAATGTATATCTATcaatcttaaaatcaatattACAGTAAAATAATGATTTGAAATTTTGGAAGAATAaaagacaaataaaaaatttgacaGATATTAAAACTAAACTCatggataaaaaataaatacaatttttcACATGAACCGAAATGTTCTAGGAATTAAGTGAATGTTTTTATTAGAGAAATATTACATACTTTTAGtgcaattaatatatttttaattgttagctaaaaattatatacaaaataGCTTAGTAATGTCTAACGATAGTCATGATTCTCttgttggatttttttttattatccttctattatatttttaaaatgtactaattttaacttattaaaaaaatttaatatattttaaaatattaaaattgtaccggtaggcaccggacgaacgtGGCCGACCGACCGAACGCATAATAAATGTGAGGGCATGTGTGACAAAGCTAAGGTGgctaagatacacctccgaagaataaggaatacgcgtttaaagaagatatgttccccgggtattccggagcacgattggtaagacctatccataaccaccctgagcccaagggatagaaagcccattaggcaatcctataaatacggtgctcaagccagagaaaggtacgttttcattcaccTACTAAACCgcacttagaatctcatacttacttgagcgtcggagtgtcttcgcaggtaccctcccccgctcgaccgaaggagacaccaagaaggaacgactgaagaagaagaagatcgACACGTCAGCAGTTATactacgtcaaccgaccgtgcctgggccccatctctccactcaggtacaaaAATGATTGTATTTTAGAGACTCAATAAAATCACTACTCAAAAACTGAGCTGAAAATCTAAAATTCAAAGTTTAGTTAACCTTTGCTCAAAAgtaaaagttatataaaatttaataatttatttgaaatgtAAGTAGCTTTTTACAACTACTTTATACAAAAACAAATGTTTGAGTATGAATGATGCATTTTTATAATCGATTGTTTAAATAAAATGCTTTCAAAACATCAAATACATAAACAAATATTATGCATTCATATATCCATATCTTTTTTATATCAAGAATACTTTTGATACTCATCGGTTCTTCTATATTCATAGATGATTATGTTGAAACGATATTAGATAGTTTATCTGAAAAATATAATGATTTTGTCACATGTTCTCATCCATATTAATCTTTACTTTGTTGAAGATATTGAAGCTTGCTTCTCTCTCAAGAGAAACGGTTAGAACTATTGATCACAATCCTATTGAGTCTAATCTTACAACCACTTTTTGAccttcaaaactcttttataaCAACAAACAAGATGTCTATTGATCTAAAGATTAATAAAAGAACTTCTTGGAACTCCATGAATTCTTGACAAAGTTAGAAAATCTAGTGTCAAATATGTGATAAACCAAGTCATACTCCTATTAGTTAGTTGTTGTCATCCTTATGATACTAAAAATCATACTTTTATTTCTACAAATTCATCTCAAATTTTTATGACTAATACAATTGaatctatattttcttttcttaggACATCATCCACTGTTCAAGATCTTTTGTGATATCCCGACATAGTGCATGTCATCACATTACTAATGACAAAAATAATTTCTCTTCCAAACATTCATATACTAACACATAAACTGTAAAATCAAGTAATGTACATGTATGAAAATTTCTATTTTGGATCTACTACATTATTTTatccttttataaaaaatacaatttttcgTGTGCCATCTTGCATGTTAGTCAAATTACCAAGAATCTCATTAATAGTGTTTCCAAATTTagcaatgataataatattttatctgAATTTCATTCTAACTCTTGTTATGttaaaaatcaaacaaatgaaatacttttttaaaaaaatcttaaagacagtctttatgttttttcaatttttccttCACCTTCTATGTATAGTAATAATAACACTACTCTGGATTATTCCTTTCACCTTTAGCATTCTAGGCCACGACATGCCTCAACGGAGACtattcaaaattttgaaacaatgTAACATGTAAAATTActttgaacaagttaatttatGCAATCCTCATTCTTCTTTCATGAGCAGAGTCTCTAACTTGACTAATGAAAATCGTGAGAACGAGTTAAACTTATCAATAACTGGAGTAGTAGGTGACCTATTTTAATGTTCATCCTCCATATTAACCCATTTTACACTCTATACTTACCTAACGTGAAGATGATGTCATCTCATATTCTTGTTATGCAAAAACAAATTCAAGCATCTACGTAATAATTCTGAAGAATTAAGATTGTCCATGTCAAAATAGTTTCATCAAAAcaaggtttttcttcttttgtttaaCAACATTAGTTTTAAACGCAGGAAAATGTCCCTAATCATTCATTCAAGTCTGGTTTAATTCGGTTCAACATCAATCATTGATTGGGGTTTTGACGTAAGGAGCAGGGAACACCAAATTCAGCAGCTAACTAATAGAAATGACACACACAAATTATTTGAGCTCATTAATGGTGACACGAGTAAGAATAGTAACAGAAGGAACGCACAGTTGTTTAGCTTCCACATTAATTAACACACCAAACTAAGCACCACCACAATCGGTTTTGTAATGAACAATTAAAGcgtaaataattgttaataatatGGTTTGATGAGAGAGAAGAATGAATAACAGTAAGAATTTAAGTAGTTAATGAAGTCCGGACATTTCTCTTAAATGACGTGAACATCTATCTACACTTGTATGACACCGGTAGGACACGTGAagtgtttaattcaaaaaatatttattagatttctAAAAATTCTAGTacgttctaacacaattttataaaaaaaaatatattaatttttttaaaattcaaattttattgtataaattgttattatgattataaaaataaaaaacaaatctttATGAATCAGTTATGATAAAATCTTTCTCttctaaaaaataatctgaaatATACTTATATACATAaactttttgttttcaatttatataattcataaatatatattttcaatttatataattcataaatatatattgtcaatttatataatttataattatatatataaatctatAATTCGTGTTATTTTACCGTATATGTGTCCGTGTGATAGAGTGTGAGTGTGTGATTCAAAGGTAGTTAGAATGTTTTATACTGAGTCCAACAAATGGCAGTTGAGTTGTAGATATAGGTAAATGACAGTGTATGCTCCAACTACTAAACGCAACAAAACGCACAACCCCAACAGGCACTGGGCCCcacactttcttcttctcttcttccttcATTTAAACCCTTTTCTCTCATTCATCTCCATCTTCATCTTCCAAACCACCATGCCTCTTCCTCTTCCCTCTCTCCCCGACGACGGCAACCACCACGACTTCGTCGCGGAGTTGACTCACCGCATGGCTGCCTTCTTGCTTTCCGACGACCACACTTTCAATTTCTCCCCCATTCACTCTCACCATCTCGATTCGGTACTATTCTATTTAACCACTTTCGTTTCATTAATACTAACAACAACAATAACCGTAATAACAACTTTTTGTTTCTTCTCTGGTCAAGTCACGGGACGCCATAGCAGGGACTGCAGAAGCTTCCTCTCAGGAACCATCACGCGAAGAGCGCTGTTGGAGGAGCAGCTACGACATGTTCGGGAAGCTTCAGAGCTTCAATTCTCACCAATCTCTCGTTCAGGAACAGATTCGAGCCATTGAAGTAGTAAGATCACACTTCCTATCACTAATAGTAAATACTATTTATTTACCTTTGATTAAAACTGTTTGATCgattaattaactttttttttttgcgtgTTGACAGCTGTCAGGGGTGAAGCAGGAGCAGGTGGCTGTGTCCGCCAAGCAGAAACCCGCTCCGCGTCGGAAAAACCAAGGGCAGACATACGAGCCCAAAAAGGGAAACGTACGCAGGGCCCGCGCGCCGCGGCCCGGCTCACAACACCCTCTCGGTGCCGGCATGCGGGCCTTGTTTCTTGATGGGCCTGGTTCCAGAGGTGGGACCGGCGTTTTCTTGCCGCGTGGGGGAGCCCCTACCCCTTCCGAACCCACTAATAACAAGCAAGGTGAACGAACTCGcataattttagtttatttttaagaatttgCATTTTTCGCACTATTTTCTTGctgtttgtttgttttcttgatgtTTAAGCTGCTGGTTAGTGAAATTCTGAAATGGAAACAAGCATGCCACTTGCAAGttgctttttctttttccttttttctctGTTCAAACTAAATAATTGCCTTTAGTTTAATCTTCAACCTCCCACTTTGCTTGTGAACCTTGGCTGATGCTGaccattattcttttttatggTGTTTGAATTTCAATACGAATCTTCTGTGATCATCTATTATCGCATGATGCAcctgtgatttttttttcctcttgTCAAAACCACGAAAATATAATACACCCTTttcaaattaaacaaaaactCCAATTTAATCTCTGTAGTTTTTGACATTAGTGATTTGATGGCACCATGGCTAGGAATGTGAAAAATAGATCAATACACAGAATAACGATGTTTTGTTAAAAGAGATTTATAATTTTCAGAAACTATCTGAGCTTTTACTTTTTTTGTTCTTTACTCAAAAAACAGTTAAGAGAGTTGGTGACCGAATTCAGGGATTCTGATTTCTTCACGTTGAAAACCCGTGATAAAACTTTAATGGGTTGCACGTcgtacataaaaaaaatgatttttattatgtGCAATGTGTCAGGTAAAGGTTGTTCCACGGTTCTTATACCTGCCAGAGTTGTCCAGGCTTTGCAACTCCACTTCGATCAAATGGCTGCCACGTCTGGGCCCAAACCTGGTGCCTTCCATCCTCTCCACGGTACTCAACATTCAACCACTTTCATTTCATCTACTTTCTCTTCCAACAACGCCAGTAGTTATTgcattttttcatatttttatggAGTGAAATAAATAGTATATAAAATTGTTATCCAGCACGAATTGCTTAATAAATTCTGATTCAAGGGAAGGGATTAAGTAGTACaattttgaatttggaagcaagAGCAGTCTCCAAAAGTCCATGCTCACAACCACCAAGTTGCAATCTGTCCCAGTTATTAACTATGAATATAATACTCATACCATGATGtagttatatttataattttttttgcagaTGTTGTAGTGAGTAACAGGGATGGCATGTATTCACTTCAGAACCAGCAGTCACCGAAAGCAGCGGCAAGTATCCAGAATGAAACGATTCTGCCTCAAGAGTGGGCCTATTGAGGAGTACAGAAGCACGTGAATTGCCTACTACTCCTCTTTCTACACGTACATACACAATAATattgatataataataataataataataataataataatagtgttTCGGTAGTGTTGCTCAAACTAAAAGAAACAAAGATAGgtgtgaagaagaagatgaagaagaagaagaataaagcAGAAAAGAAATTCCCATACGATAGATCGGATAAATATACAGAGGGGAGAATCTTGCAGGCAGCAGCAGAGTACGAGGAATAGGAATGAATATACAGATTTAATAATGTCTTGTTCTGTATTTTGCTTCTCCTGGGTATAACTTTGCATAGTGGTGGTGACAGAATATGAAAAACTATGAATAAAATCTAGCTCAGTCTCTTTGCAAGCTAGATAAGAACAGAGGATGTCTTTTAAAATCCTTTGTAACAATTCACCTTGCTTTTCCATTGTTTGTTTACTCTTTTTTAAGTTCTTCTTATCTCTTCCAATAAACCTGAAATAGAACATTGAATTTATGCAGATATACACAGTTAAATAAAGAATTACGTTTGTTTGCtatttaaaactataaaaaagtagataaatgtgtttttaattttgttgattCTTCAACAAATGTGGTGCCTCATGCTCATAGCCCCAGTCAGCTCCCACTTTCTATGAAAGGAATCAATCTAAGTTTTAGATTCCAGAATATGCAAAACACGTCAATCCAAAACGACAAAACCTTTTTTCACTTTTCTTGTTATTTCTCTCTTTGACTGATCAACTCTGGAAGAGGATAACAACGAAAACGAATATTCATGCATCGTATAATTAAGCTTTCTGCTCATGAATCATTCCTAGTTAAATGGATTAGGTTTAATATTAAAGGATTAGTTAAAATTTTTAACTCTTATAAGATGGAAATTCATACAAAGGTGAATAGATTTTATATCATAAGTTTATAACTCAAGCTTATAAAATTAGTGTTAcagattttaattttagaaataaatattgtggTGGGTCTCCTATTTAGCATTGCATAGGCAAATGGGTGTGTGATTCCTTATCCATTCATTCTGTCAAACATCTCCTATGTCTCCATTATATGTAACTTTCACAGGTTATACTCATACAACCTATTTGCAATGTCACTGTATCCCTCTATTTTCAATCAACTGTTTTCATTTATCACatccaaaaaaaaaagacaattttCTTAAGAAAATCTATGACCCTTTAGacttttattcatatttaaataacaatatcggtggtatataaaaaaaaaagatttttttttcatctctaCATGGACATCATATAAAGAACACTTTTCAAACAATAACAAGACCAGGATTCAAAGTAGATAGCTAGTAAACAAAAGTAGATCTTATAGTCTTAAAGTAAAGAGACTTGGTAACAAAGAAATTGAGAAAAATAGTAGTAAGACTAAGACACATTAAATTAagtgaaaatataaaaagaaaaaaaggtatgaaagaagaagaagaagaagaaaaagacaataATGGTAGAGAAAGAAGTGATATCCCATGACCTTAAAGCACCACTATTCATTCTTTTCTTTAATAGATCATTCttgagattaaaaaatatacaaataatcTCTCAAATACAACACTGAAATCGTGTATCAATTTTGCATTGTTGGGTGAGAGTGAAGCTTCTATCACACTTATTATGTCAACATTCTTCACTTGTTCTCATTTGTTATTTGTAGTATAGTTTCATCACTATAACTTTCTACAAAAATGAGTGAAACAACACCTCCAACAACAAATGTCACTAACCTTCCAAGTCTCTCTCCAATGTAAGTTTTTCACTTCTCTTCAATTTTCTACTATGTGGAATCAATCTTAAGATCTTCATCACTCTATTAATACATATTTAATAGCAAtactcatatttaatatttatacatctattacaaatatttattatgcTTTCTAAATTTTGTGTAGAAACACATATGAATAATCTATTCAAGATATCCTctataacataattttaaccTTTACTAaaatcttctttaccaaataacactacaacaaaattattgaataaaattcaattttaaagaaaaaaaatagttgttattgttactaaattagataatattttatagactaaaaaatattggtttctaaattactttctattattgataaatagtttctaaattggtatataattagctactaagatttttctaccaaatttagaatctaaataattggtaactaAAACTTCCGtacctaattagataccaatttataaactatttatgaataatagaaactaatttataaaccaatattttttttagtctccaaaataatatataatttagtaatataacaattaattatttttgtctttaaaattattttttatttaatgattttcttgtagtatatgttaCTTAATATCATCATTCTtctcaatttatttaattttacgtcaaacaaaaatgaaaaaaaaatagtaaattatcATCTTTTATTACCAAATTGCACTTAATCATCGTTATCATTTTATTCAAATCAACGAGATATTATCTCTTTCCAATTCCATAAATCATTCTCTTAGAAGCAAAATTTCtaaggaaataatttttttatcataattgaAAAGAATATTGGAAAAGTATTTTTAGTAAATGGAACATAGTTGAAGCTAAATGAATAAATTGTGGGAAAATTTACCAAGTATTCAACaattaattcataaaatatCTTACACATATTATCTTATcttaataatattgaaaaaaaataccatGTAATTTTTaacacaatattattttttataaagtaaTCATCAAAGTTTAATATTAAGTATAAAAGTCAATCTTATCTCGTAAAAtatcctaattttttttctattgatgtGACAACATCTTCTTCTTAATAAATGATCTGTTAATGGTCATAGTACAATTTACCTAAACTtctgattataaaaaaatgtttatttgtaTATAAGATGCTTATATTTTGTTATATCAACATTTTCTTTCGACAGCAAAAGTTTAA includes:
- the LOC137817026 gene encoding uncharacterized protein, translating into MKKEDTVKLISAEGFEFVVDKEAAMVSQTIHNMLTSPGSFAERQHGEVTFPEISTTILEKICQYFYWHLQFASGKETEFPIEPELTLELMMAANYLHT
- the LOC137817025 gene encoding uncharacterized protein yields the protein MSMAKDRSSIFSFQYFCYVVIILSICSIILSLSWSHCCSQCHSPYQVTVTEKNPRINLLSYPSAWNHLVFSSEPPSKFLKIALFVRKWPHKSRAGGLERHALTLHLALAKRGHDLHIFTTSTDSSLSNSSIDHNLHFHFSKPTPAGYLDQASVWEQFQAQNSSGKPFDVVHTESVGLRYTRSRYVTNLAVTWHGIAYETFHSDIIQELLRTPQEPKTKALTERAVKVVEEVKFFPNYAHHVATSDHAGDILKRVYMIPEERVHIILNGVDQQVFRSDVSKGIEFKKRHGIPDSKSLVIGLAGRLVKDKGHPLMFEALKQIIAENSSFQESSMVVVAGDGPWGARYRDLGANVLVLGSLEQAELACFYNAIDIFANPTLRAQGLDHTLLEAMLTGKPVMATRLASIAGSVIVGNEMGYTFSPTVSDLKKAIYELWISGRDGLEKKGQVAMQRGLQLFTATKMAAAYERLFLCISSAMHENHFCEYQPPGY
- the LOC137817044 gene encoding uncharacterized protein isoform X2 translates to MPLPLPSLPDDGNHHDFVAELTHRMAAFLLSDDHTFNFSPIHSHHLDSSRDAIAGTAEASSQEPSREERCWRSSYDMFGKLQSFNSHQSLVQEQIRAIELSGVKQEQVAVSAKQKPAPRRKNQGQTYEPKKGNVRRARAPRPGSQHPLGAGMRALFLDGPGSRGGTGVFLPRGGAPTPSEPTNNKQGKGCSTVLIPARVVQALQLHFDQMAATSGPKPGAFHPLHDVVVSNRDGMYSLQNQQSPKAAASIQNETILPQEWAY
- the LOC137817044 gene encoding uncharacterized protein isoform X1 — its product is MPLPLPSLPDDGNHHDFVAELTHRMAAFLLSDDHTFNFSPIHSHHLDSSRDAIAGTAEASSQEPSREERCWRSSYDMFGKLQSFNSHQSLVQEQIRAIEVLSGVKQEQVAVSAKQKPAPRRKNQGQTYEPKKGNVRRARAPRPGSQHPLGAGMRALFLDGPGSRGGTGVFLPRGGAPTPSEPTNNKQGKGCSTVLIPARVVQALQLHFDQMAATSGPKPGAFHPLHDVVVSNRDGMYSLQNQQSPKAAASIQNETILPQEWAY